The Oncorhynchus clarkii lewisi isolate Uvic-CL-2024 chromosome 29, UVic_Ocla_1.0, whole genome shotgun sequence genome contains a region encoding:
- the LOC139388694 gene encoding bromodomain-containing protein 3-like isoform X1: MSAVTSATPAPLQGVNPPPPEVTNPTKPGRKTNQLQYMQNVMVKTLWKHNFAWPFYVPVDAIKLGLPDYHKIIKQPMDMGTIKKRLEHNYYWSASECMQDFNTMFTNCYIYNKPTDDIVLMAQALEKIFLQKVAMMPQEEVELLPPAPKPKKSKSTGGLDGSESPPSFPGSTTSVIGSSTMSTITPKVPAVQCSPNAPMIPVVSPSQPLVKKKGVKRKADTTTPTTSAITASRSESPSPVSEGKQGKVMSRRESTGRPIKAPKKDLVEGELGQHGGKRSRMSEQLKYCDSILKEMLSKKHAAYAWPFYKPVDAEALELHDYHEIIKHPMDLSTVKKKIDGREYPDAQMFAADVRIMFSNCYKYNPPDHEVVAMARKLQDVFEMRFAKMPDEPVELSPGAGGMVSKGDNSSSGDSSSSDCSDSEEERASRLAELQEQVGAEQCISLERPNGSGQGEKNGCTKRFQLKAVHEQLAALSQAPVSKPKKKEKKEKDKKKKDKDNKHSKTKTDEEKKAKSGQPAKQGQQKKPSRKANSTVTGSRQPKKGGRGYESDEEESLPMTYDEKRQLSLDINRLPGEKLGRVVHIIQSREPSLRDSNPDEIEIDFETLKPSTLRELERYVKSCLQKKQRKPQQKGAGTGASRLSGSSSSSDSGSSSSSGSSSDSSDSD; encoded by the exons ATGTCTGCTGTTACCTCAGCAACCCCAGCCCCTCTTCAGGGAGTCAACCCCCCACCCCCGGAGGTGACCAATCCCACCAAACCAGGTCGGAAAACCAACCAACTACAGTACATGCAGAATGTAATGGTCAAGACGTTGTGGAAGCATAACTTCGCCTGGCCCTTCTACGTGCCAGTCGATGCCATCAAATTGGGACTTCCG GATTACCATAAGATCATAAAGCAACCTATGGACATGGGAACCATCAAAAAGAGACTGGAGCATAACTACTATTGGAGTGCCAGTGAATGCATGCAGGACTTCAACACCATGTTCACCAACTGTTACATATATAACAAG CCAACAGATGACATTGTCCTGATGGCACAGGCCTTGGAGAAGATCTTCCTGCAGAAAGTTGCCATGATGCCCCAGGAGGAGGTGGAGCTTCTGCCTCCTGCACCCAAACCCAAGAAAAGCAAAAGCACAG GTGGTCTGGATGGAAGTGAGTCACCACCGTCCTTCCCTGGCTCTACGACATCTGTGATTGGCTCCTCTACAATGTCTACCATCACCCCCAAAGTCCCAGCTGTGCAGTGCTCGCCCAATGCTCCCATGATTCCCGTCGTCTCACCCTCACAACCTCTTGTCAAA AAGAAAGGGGTAAAGAGGAAAGCAGACACCACCACCCCCACGACATCTGCAATCACAGCCAGCCGGAGCGAATCTCCCAGCCCCGTCTCAGAGGGCAAGCAGGGTAAAGTGATGTCCAGAAGGGAGAGCACAGGCCGTCCGATCAAAGCTCCCAAGAAAGACCTTGTGGAAGGGGAGTTGGGCCAGCATGGCGGCAAGCGGAGCAGAATGAGTGAGCAGCTCAAGTACTGCGACAGTATCCTGAAGGAGATGTTGTCAAAGAAACATGCTGCGTATGCCTGGCCCTTCTATAAGCCTGTAGACGCTGAGGCTCTGGAGCTTCATGACTACCACGAGATCATAAAGCACCCCATGGATCTCAGCACTGTCAAA AAAAAGATAGATGGCCGGGAGTATCCAGATGCACAGATGTTTGCAGCGGATGTTCGaataatgttctcaaattgttacAAGTATAACCCTCCAGATCACGAGGTTGTTGCCATGGCCAGAAAACTCCAG GATGTGTTTGAGATGCGTTTTGCTAAGATGCCTGATGAACCGGTGGAGCTGAGCCCCGGTGCAGGCGGTATGGTCAGTAAAGGTGACAACTCGAGCAGCGGTGACTCCTCCAGCTCGGACTGCTCCGACTCGGAGGAGGAGCGGGCCTCCCGGCTCGCCGAGCTGCAGGAACAGGTGGGTGCGGAACAG TGTATCTCTCTGGAGCGCCCCAATGGTAGCGGGCAGGGGGAAAAAAACGGGTGCACCAAGCGTTTTCAG CTAAAGGCTGTCCACGAACAGCTTGCCGCGCTCTCTCAGGCCCCTGTGAGCAAACcgaagaagaaagagaagaaggagaaaGACAAGAAGAAGAAAGACAAGGACAACAAGCACAGCAAAACCAAGACGGACGAGGAGAAGAAGGCCAAGTCTGGGCAGCCTGCCAAGCAGGGCCAGCAGAAGAAACCCTCCAGGAAAGCCAACAGCACAGTGACTGGCTCCAG GCAACCAAAGAAGGGGGGCCGGGGCTACGAGTCTGACGAGGAGGAGTCCCTGCCTATGACGTACGACGAGAAGCGCCAGCTCAGCCTGGACATCAACCGGCTCCCAGGAGAGAAGCTGGGCCGGGTTGTGCACATCATCCAGTCCCGAGAGCCCTCGCTGCGAGACTCCAACCCAGATGAGATCGAGATTGACTTTGAGACGCTCAAACCCTCCACCCTACGCGAACTCGAGCGATACGTCAAGTCCTGTTTACAGAAGAAACAGCGGAAACCCCAAC
- the LOC139388694 gene encoding bromodomain-containing protein 3-like isoform X3: MSAVTSATPAPLQGVNPPPPEVTNPTKPGRKTNQLQYMQNVMVKTLWKHNFAWPFYVPVDAIKLGLPDYHKIIKQPMDMGTIKKRLEHNYYWSASECMQDFNTMFTNCYIYNKPTDDIVLMAQALEKIFLQKVAMMPQEEVELLPPAPKPKKSKSTGGLDGSESPPSFPGSTTSVIGSSTMSTITPKVPAVQCSPNAPMIPVVSPSQPLVKKKGVKRKADTTTPTTSAITASRSESPSPVSEGKQGKVMSRRESTGRPIKAPKKDLVEGELGQHGGKRSRMSEQLKYCDSILKEMLSKKHAAYAWPFYKPVDAEALELHDYHEIIKHPMDLSTVKKKIDGREYPDAQMFAADVRIMFSNCYKYNPPDHEVVAMARKLQDVFEMRFAKMPDEPVELSPGAGGMVSKGDNSSSGDSSSSDCSDSEEERASRLAELQEQCISLERPNGSGQGEKNGCTKRFQLKAVHEQLAALSQAPVSKPKKKEKKEKDKKKKDKDNKHSKTKTDEEKKAKSGQPAKQGQQKKPSRKANSTVTGSRQPKKGGRGYESDEEESLPMTYDEKRQLSLDINRLPGEKLGRVVHIIQSREPSLRDSNPDEIEIDFETLKPSTLRELERYVKSCLQKKQRKPQQKGAGTGASRLSGSSSSSDSGSSSSSGSSSDSSDSD, translated from the exons ATGTCTGCTGTTACCTCAGCAACCCCAGCCCCTCTTCAGGGAGTCAACCCCCCACCCCCGGAGGTGACCAATCCCACCAAACCAGGTCGGAAAACCAACCAACTACAGTACATGCAGAATGTAATGGTCAAGACGTTGTGGAAGCATAACTTCGCCTGGCCCTTCTACGTGCCAGTCGATGCCATCAAATTGGGACTTCCG GATTACCATAAGATCATAAAGCAACCTATGGACATGGGAACCATCAAAAAGAGACTGGAGCATAACTACTATTGGAGTGCCAGTGAATGCATGCAGGACTTCAACACCATGTTCACCAACTGTTACATATATAACAAG CCAACAGATGACATTGTCCTGATGGCACAGGCCTTGGAGAAGATCTTCCTGCAGAAAGTTGCCATGATGCCCCAGGAGGAGGTGGAGCTTCTGCCTCCTGCACCCAAACCCAAGAAAAGCAAAAGCACAG GTGGTCTGGATGGAAGTGAGTCACCACCGTCCTTCCCTGGCTCTACGACATCTGTGATTGGCTCCTCTACAATGTCTACCATCACCCCCAAAGTCCCAGCTGTGCAGTGCTCGCCCAATGCTCCCATGATTCCCGTCGTCTCACCCTCACAACCTCTTGTCAAA AAGAAAGGGGTAAAGAGGAAAGCAGACACCACCACCCCCACGACATCTGCAATCACAGCCAGCCGGAGCGAATCTCCCAGCCCCGTCTCAGAGGGCAAGCAGGGTAAAGTGATGTCCAGAAGGGAGAGCACAGGCCGTCCGATCAAAGCTCCCAAGAAAGACCTTGTGGAAGGGGAGTTGGGCCAGCATGGCGGCAAGCGGAGCAGAATGAGTGAGCAGCTCAAGTACTGCGACAGTATCCTGAAGGAGATGTTGTCAAAGAAACATGCTGCGTATGCCTGGCCCTTCTATAAGCCTGTAGACGCTGAGGCTCTGGAGCTTCATGACTACCACGAGATCATAAAGCACCCCATGGATCTCAGCACTGTCAAA AAAAAGATAGATGGCCGGGAGTATCCAGATGCACAGATGTTTGCAGCGGATGTTCGaataatgttctcaaattgttacAAGTATAACCCTCCAGATCACGAGGTTGTTGCCATGGCCAGAAAACTCCAG GATGTGTTTGAGATGCGTTTTGCTAAGATGCCTGATGAACCGGTGGAGCTGAGCCCCGGTGCAGGCGGTATGGTCAGTAAAGGTGACAACTCGAGCAGCGGTGACTCCTCCAGCTCGGACTGCTCCGACTCGGAGGAGGAGCGGGCCTCCCGGCTCGCCGAGCTGCAGGAACAG TGTATCTCTCTGGAGCGCCCCAATGGTAGCGGGCAGGGGGAAAAAAACGGGTGCACCAAGCGTTTTCAG CTAAAGGCTGTCCACGAACAGCTTGCCGCGCTCTCTCAGGCCCCTGTGAGCAAACcgaagaagaaagagaagaaggagaaaGACAAGAAGAAGAAAGACAAGGACAACAAGCACAGCAAAACCAAGACGGACGAGGAGAAGAAGGCCAAGTCTGGGCAGCCTGCCAAGCAGGGCCAGCAGAAGAAACCCTCCAGGAAAGCCAACAGCACAGTGACTGGCTCCAG GCAACCAAAGAAGGGGGGCCGGGGCTACGAGTCTGACGAGGAGGAGTCCCTGCCTATGACGTACGACGAGAAGCGCCAGCTCAGCCTGGACATCAACCGGCTCCCAGGAGAGAAGCTGGGCCGGGTTGTGCACATCATCCAGTCCCGAGAGCCCTCGCTGCGAGACTCCAACCCAGATGAGATCGAGATTGACTTTGAGACGCTCAAACCCTCCACCCTACGCGAACTCGAGCGATACGTCAAGTCCTGTTTACAGAAGAAACAGCGGAAACCCCAAC
- the LOC139388694 gene encoding bromodomain-containing protein 3-like isoform X2: MSAVTSATPAPLQGVNPPPPEVTNPTKPGRKTNQLQYMQNVMVKTLWKHNFAWPFYVPVDAIKLGLPDYHKIIKQPMDMGTIKKRLEHNYYWSASECMQDFNTMFTNCYIYNKPTDDIVLMAQALEKIFLQKVAMMPQEEVELLPPAPKPKKSKSTGGLDGSESPPSFPGSTTSVIGSSTMSTITPKVPAVQCSPNAPMIPVVSPSQPLVKKGVKRKADTTTPTTSAITASRSESPSPVSEGKQGKVMSRRESTGRPIKAPKKDLVEGELGQHGGKRSRMSEQLKYCDSILKEMLSKKHAAYAWPFYKPVDAEALELHDYHEIIKHPMDLSTVKKKIDGREYPDAQMFAADVRIMFSNCYKYNPPDHEVVAMARKLQDVFEMRFAKMPDEPVELSPGAGGMVSKGDNSSSGDSSSSDCSDSEEERASRLAELQEQVGAEQCISLERPNGSGQGEKNGCTKRFQLKAVHEQLAALSQAPVSKPKKKEKKEKDKKKKDKDNKHSKTKTDEEKKAKSGQPAKQGQQKKPSRKANSTVTGSRQPKKGGRGYESDEEESLPMTYDEKRQLSLDINRLPGEKLGRVVHIIQSREPSLRDSNPDEIEIDFETLKPSTLRELERYVKSCLQKKQRKPQQKGAGTGASRLSGSSSSSDSGSSSSSGSSSDSSDSD; the protein is encoded by the exons ATGTCTGCTGTTACCTCAGCAACCCCAGCCCCTCTTCAGGGAGTCAACCCCCCACCCCCGGAGGTGACCAATCCCACCAAACCAGGTCGGAAAACCAACCAACTACAGTACATGCAGAATGTAATGGTCAAGACGTTGTGGAAGCATAACTTCGCCTGGCCCTTCTACGTGCCAGTCGATGCCATCAAATTGGGACTTCCG GATTACCATAAGATCATAAAGCAACCTATGGACATGGGAACCATCAAAAAGAGACTGGAGCATAACTACTATTGGAGTGCCAGTGAATGCATGCAGGACTTCAACACCATGTTCACCAACTGTTACATATATAACAAG CCAACAGATGACATTGTCCTGATGGCACAGGCCTTGGAGAAGATCTTCCTGCAGAAAGTTGCCATGATGCCCCAGGAGGAGGTGGAGCTTCTGCCTCCTGCACCCAAACCCAAGAAAAGCAAAAGCACAG GTGGTCTGGATGGAAGTGAGTCACCACCGTCCTTCCCTGGCTCTACGACATCTGTGATTGGCTCCTCTACAATGTCTACCATCACCCCCAAAGTCCCAGCTGTGCAGTGCTCGCCCAATGCTCCCATGATTCCCGTCGTCTCACCCTCACAACCTCTTGTCAAA AAAGGGGTAAAGAGGAAAGCAGACACCACCACCCCCACGACATCTGCAATCACAGCCAGCCGGAGCGAATCTCCCAGCCCCGTCTCAGAGGGCAAGCAGGGTAAAGTGATGTCCAGAAGGGAGAGCACAGGCCGTCCGATCAAAGCTCCCAAGAAAGACCTTGTGGAAGGGGAGTTGGGCCAGCATGGCGGCAAGCGGAGCAGAATGAGTGAGCAGCTCAAGTACTGCGACAGTATCCTGAAGGAGATGTTGTCAAAGAAACATGCTGCGTATGCCTGGCCCTTCTATAAGCCTGTAGACGCTGAGGCTCTGGAGCTTCATGACTACCACGAGATCATAAAGCACCCCATGGATCTCAGCACTGTCAAA AAAAAGATAGATGGCCGGGAGTATCCAGATGCACAGATGTTTGCAGCGGATGTTCGaataatgttctcaaattgttacAAGTATAACCCTCCAGATCACGAGGTTGTTGCCATGGCCAGAAAACTCCAG GATGTGTTTGAGATGCGTTTTGCTAAGATGCCTGATGAACCGGTGGAGCTGAGCCCCGGTGCAGGCGGTATGGTCAGTAAAGGTGACAACTCGAGCAGCGGTGACTCCTCCAGCTCGGACTGCTCCGACTCGGAGGAGGAGCGGGCCTCCCGGCTCGCCGAGCTGCAGGAACAGGTGGGTGCGGAACAG TGTATCTCTCTGGAGCGCCCCAATGGTAGCGGGCAGGGGGAAAAAAACGGGTGCACCAAGCGTTTTCAG CTAAAGGCTGTCCACGAACAGCTTGCCGCGCTCTCTCAGGCCCCTGTGAGCAAACcgaagaagaaagagaagaaggagaaaGACAAGAAGAAGAAAGACAAGGACAACAAGCACAGCAAAACCAAGACGGACGAGGAGAAGAAGGCCAAGTCTGGGCAGCCTGCCAAGCAGGGCCAGCAGAAGAAACCCTCCAGGAAAGCCAACAGCACAGTGACTGGCTCCAG GCAACCAAAGAAGGGGGGCCGGGGCTACGAGTCTGACGAGGAGGAGTCCCTGCCTATGACGTACGACGAGAAGCGCCAGCTCAGCCTGGACATCAACCGGCTCCCAGGAGAGAAGCTGGGCCGGGTTGTGCACATCATCCAGTCCCGAGAGCCCTCGCTGCGAGACTCCAACCCAGATGAGATCGAGATTGACTTTGAGACGCTCAAACCCTCCACCCTACGCGAACTCGAGCGATACGTCAAGTCCTGTTTACAGAAGAAACAGCGGAAACCCCAAC
- the LOC139388694 gene encoding bromodomain-containing protein 3-like isoform X6, with protein MSAVTSATPAPLQGVNPPPPEVTNPTKPGRKTNQLQYMQNVMVKTLWKHNFAWPFYVPVDAIKLGLPDYHKIIKQPMDMGTIKKRLEHNYYWSASECMQDFNTMFTNCYIYNKPTDDIVLMAQALEKIFLQKVAMMPQEEVELLPPAPKPKKSKSTGGLDGSESPPSFPGSTTSVIGSSTMSTITPKVPAVQCSPNAPMIPVVSPSQPLVKKGVKRKADTTTPTTSAITASRSESPSPVSEGKQGKVMSRRESTGRPIKAPKKDLVEGELGQHGGKRSRMSEQLKYCDSILKEMLSKKHAAYAWPFYKPVDAEALELHDYHEIIKHPMDLSTVKKKIDGREYPDAQMFAADVRIMFSNCYKYNPPDHEVVAMARKLQDVFEMRFAKMPDEPVELSPGAGGMVSKGDNSSSGDSSSSDCSDSEEERASRLAELQEQVGAEQLKAVHEQLAALSQAPVSKPKKKEKKEKDKKKKDKDNKHSKTKTDEEKKAKSGQPAKQGQQKKPSRKANSTVTGSRQPKKGGRGYESDEEESLPMTYDEKRQLSLDINRLPGEKLGRVVHIIQSREPSLRDSNPDEIEIDFETLKPSTLRELERYVKSCLQKKQRKPQQKGAGTGASRLSGSSSSSDSGSSSSSGSSSDSSDSD; from the exons ATGTCTGCTGTTACCTCAGCAACCCCAGCCCCTCTTCAGGGAGTCAACCCCCCACCCCCGGAGGTGACCAATCCCACCAAACCAGGTCGGAAAACCAACCAACTACAGTACATGCAGAATGTAATGGTCAAGACGTTGTGGAAGCATAACTTCGCCTGGCCCTTCTACGTGCCAGTCGATGCCATCAAATTGGGACTTCCG GATTACCATAAGATCATAAAGCAACCTATGGACATGGGAACCATCAAAAAGAGACTGGAGCATAACTACTATTGGAGTGCCAGTGAATGCATGCAGGACTTCAACACCATGTTCACCAACTGTTACATATATAACAAG CCAACAGATGACATTGTCCTGATGGCACAGGCCTTGGAGAAGATCTTCCTGCAGAAAGTTGCCATGATGCCCCAGGAGGAGGTGGAGCTTCTGCCTCCTGCACCCAAACCCAAGAAAAGCAAAAGCACAG GTGGTCTGGATGGAAGTGAGTCACCACCGTCCTTCCCTGGCTCTACGACATCTGTGATTGGCTCCTCTACAATGTCTACCATCACCCCCAAAGTCCCAGCTGTGCAGTGCTCGCCCAATGCTCCCATGATTCCCGTCGTCTCACCCTCACAACCTCTTGTCAAA AAAGGGGTAAAGAGGAAAGCAGACACCACCACCCCCACGACATCTGCAATCACAGCCAGCCGGAGCGAATCTCCCAGCCCCGTCTCAGAGGGCAAGCAGGGTAAAGTGATGTCCAGAAGGGAGAGCACAGGCCGTCCGATCAAAGCTCCCAAGAAAGACCTTGTGGAAGGGGAGTTGGGCCAGCATGGCGGCAAGCGGAGCAGAATGAGTGAGCAGCTCAAGTACTGCGACAGTATCCTGAAGGAGATGTTGTCAAAGAAACATGCTGCGTATGCCTGGCCCTTCTATAAGCCTGTAGACGCTGAGGCTCTGGAGCTTCATGACTACCACGAGATCATAAAGCACCCCATGGATCTCAGCACTGTCAAA AAAAAGATAGATGGCCGGGAGTATCCAGATGCACAGATGTTTGCAGCGGATGTTCGaataatgttctcaaattgttacAAGTATAACCCTCCAGATCACGAGGTTGTTGCCATGGCCAGAAAACTCCAG GATGTGTTTGAGATGCGTTTTGCTAAGATGCCTGATGAACCGGTGGAGCTGAGCCCCGGTGCAGGCGGTATGGTCAGTAAAGGTGACAACTCGAGCAGCGGTGACTCCTCCAGCTCGGACTGCTCCGACTCGGAGGAGGAGCGGGCCTCCCGGCTCGCCGAGCTGCAGGAACAGGTGGGTGCGGAACAG CTAAAGGCTGTCCACGAACAGCTTGCCGCGCTCTCTCAGGCCCCTGTGAGCAAACcgaagaagaaagagaagaaggagaaaGACAAGAAGAAGAAAGACAAGGACAACAAGCACAGCAAAACCAAGACGGACGAGGAGAAGAAGGCCAAGTCTGGGCAGCCTGCCAAGCAGGGCCAGCAGAAGAAACCCTCCAGGAAAGCCAACAGCACAGTGACTGGCTCCAG GCAACCAAAGAAGGGGGGCCGGGGCTACGAGTCTGACGAGGAGGAGTCCCTGCCTATGACGTACGACGAGAAGCGCCAGCTCAGCCTGGACATCAACCGGCTCCCAGGAGAGAAGCTGGGCCGGGTTGTGCACATCATCCAGTCCCGAGAGCCCTCGCTGCGAGACTCCAACCCAGATGAGATCGAGATTGACTTTGAGACGCTCAAACCCTCCACCCTACGCGAACTCGAGCGATACGTCAAGTCCTGTTTACAGAAGAAACAGCGGAAACCCCAAC
- the LOC139388694 gene encoding bromodomain-containing protein 3-like isoform X4, producing MSAVTSATPAPLQGVNPPPPEVTNPTKPGRKTNQLQYMQNVMVKTLWKHNFAWPFYVPVDAIKLGLPDYHKIIKQPMDMGTIKKRLEHNYYWSASECMQDFNTMFTNCYIYNKPTDDIVLMAQALEKIFLQKVAMMPQEEVELLPPAPKPKKSKSTGGLDGSESPPSFPGSTTSVIGSSTMSTITPKVPAVQCSPNAPMIPVVSPSQPLVKKGVKRKADTTTPTTSAITASRSESPSPVSEGKQGKVMSRRESTGRPIKAPKKDLVEGELGQHGGKRSRMSEQLKYCDSILKEMLSKKHAAYAWPFYKPVDAEALELHDYHEIIKHPMDLSTVKKKIDGREYPDAQMFAADVRIMFSNCYKYNPPDHEVVAMARKLQDVFEMRFAKMPDEPVELSPGAGGMVSKGDNSSSGDSSSSDCSDSEEERASRLAELQEQCISLERPNGSGQGEKNGCTKRFQLKAVHEQLAALSQAPVSKPKKKEKKEKDKKKKDKDNKHSKTKTDEEKKAKSGQPAKQGQQKKPSRKANSTVTGSRQPKKGGRGYESDEEESLPMTYDEKRQLSLDINRLPGEKLGRVVHIIQSREPSLRDSNPDEIEIDFETLKPSTLRELERYVKSCLQKKQRKPQQKGAGTGASRLSGSSSSSDSGSSSSSGSSSDSSDSD from the exons ATGTCTGCTGTTACCTCAGCAACCCCAGCCCCTCTTCAGGGAGTCAACCCCCCACCCCCGGAGGTGACCAATCCCACCAAACCAGGTCGGAAAACCAACCAACTACAGTACATGCAGAATGTAATGGTCAAGACGTTGTGGAAGCATAACTTCGCCTGGCCCTTCTACGTGCCAGTCGATGCCATCAAATTGGGACTTCCG GATTACCATAAGATCATAAAGCAACCTATGGACATGGGAACCATCAAAAAGAGACTGGAGCATAACTACTATTGGAGTGCCAGTGAATGCATGCAGGACTTCAACACCATGTTCACCAACTGTTACATATATAACAAG CCAACAGATGACATTGTCCTGATGGCACAGGCCTTGGAGAAGATCTTCCTGCAGAAAGTTGCCATGATGCCCCAGGAGGAGGTGGAGCTTCTGCCTCCTGCACCCAAACCCAAGAAAAGCAAAAGCACAG GTGGTCTGGATGGAAGTGAGTCACCACCGTCCTTCCCTGGCTCTACGACATCTGTGATTGGCTCCTCTACAATGTCTACCATCACCCCCAAAGTCCCAGCTGTGCAGTGCTCGCCCAATGCTCCCATGATTCCCGTCGTCTCACCCTCACAACCTCTTGTCAAA AAAGGGGTAAAGAGGAAAGCAGACACCACCACCCCCACGACATCTGCAATCACAGCCAGCCGGAGCGAATCTCCCAGCCCCGTCTCAGAGGGCAAGCAGGGTAAAGTGATGTCCAGAAGGGAGAGCACAGGCCGTCCGATCAAAGCTCCCAAGAAAGACCTTGTGGAAGGGGAGTTGGGCCAGCATGGCGGCAAGCGGAGCAGAATGAGTGAGCAGCTCAAGTACTGCGACAGTATCCTGAAGGAGATGTTGTCAAAGAAACATGCTGCGTATGCCTGGCCCTTCTATAAGCCTGTAGACGCTGAGGCTCTGGAGCTTCATGACTACCACGAGATCATAAAGCACCCCATGGATCTCAGCACTGTCAAA AAAAAGATAGATGGCCGGGAGTATCCAGATGCACAGATGTTTGCAGCGGATGTTCGaataatgttctcaaattgttacAAGTATAACCCTCCAGATCACGAGGTTGTTGCCATGGCCAGAAAACTCCAG GATGTGTTTGAGATGCGTTTTGCTAAGATGCCTGATGAACCGGTGGAGCTGAGCCCCGGTGCAGGCGGTATGGTCAGTAAAGGTGACAACTCGAGCAGCGGTGACTCCTCCAGCTCGGACTGCTCCGACTCGGAGGAGGAGCGGGCCTCCCGGCTCGCCGAGCTGCAGGAACAG TGTATCTCTCTGGAGCGCCCCAATGGTAGCGGGCAGGGGGAAAAAAACGGGTGCACCAAGCGTTTTCAG CTAAAGGCTGTCCACGAACAGCTTGCCGCGCTCTCTCAGGCCCCTGTGAGCAAACcgaagaagaaagagaagaaggagaaaGACAAGAAGAAGAAAGACAAGGACAACAAGCACAGCAAAACCAAGACGGACGAGGAGAAGAAGGCCAAGTCTGGGCAGCCTGCCAAGCAGGGCCAGCAGAAGAAACCCTCCAGGAAAGCCAACAGCACAGTGACTGGCTCCAG GCAACCAAAGAAGGGGGGCCGGGGCTACGAGTCTGACGAGGAGGAGTCCCTGCCTATGACGTACGACGAGAAGCGCCAGCTCAGCCTGGACATCAACCGGCTCCCAGGAGAGAAGCTGGGCCGGGTTGTGCACATCATCCAGTCCCGAGAGCCCTCGCTGCGAGACTCCAACCCAGATGAGATCGAGATTGACTTTGAGACGCTCAAACCCTCCACCCTACGCGAACTCGAGCGATACGTCAAGTCCTGTTTACAGAAGAAACAGCGGAAACCCCAAC